The genomic region TGGATATCCAATTTGCTGATCGTCCCTACCTGACTCGTTCACTGGAAGCTTTCTTGTCAGCAAAGTGGCAACCTTGGCATGGCATGCATCAGCTTACTGCAACATAAAGCTACCTACACATACCCATCGCATATTTGCATCTGTCCTGCCCAGTTGATGCGTGAAGAATCTAACTTTCGGCACTTATCTGCTAACTTGTTCTTGGATGGAAAAAACTTTCTTTTCTTGAAAGATCGATATAAATTTCTGAAAACGATCTGTCATGCGCACTGGTGAACCCACGTGGATCGATCAACCCACTGAATTCTTGTCGCCTAAAAGTGATTACTTATCTTATTGCTAAAAAGCAGCGCCCTTGATCTGATTTCAGTGGCCCTTCTTGGCGCCCACTAGACACCCACCAAGTCCTTAACAcatattctcaaaaaaaaaaagaagtcCTGAACACATTTTTTTCTGCGACATGGGCACAAACTGTTTCGTGCAAAGTTTTTCAAGAACTGCTTTCTTTCTTCCATGCAATTTTGCCCTGTCCCTGTATCATGCCTGAAATTTTGTTTGCGGGTGAACTAGCCGTCGCGACTGAAAACTATCCTCTGTTAGTGTTGCTTGTCTGCATCTTTGCTGTGTAGAGGCCGGGTGTTTCTTGATCAtgttttgtatccgcttgatgctatattttgagttaataaaaacgTCCTTTATTAGAAAAAAAATCATCTGGGTTAATAACATCATTTATTCAAATTTGTTTTGATAACCATGGTATGAAAACTAATTATGCATTCCCCTACCTGCAGATACGTTGCCGTCGGGAATGAGCCGTTTCTGTCGTCCCTGAATGGCACCTTCCTGAATGTCACGCTCCCGGCCCTGCAGAACATCCAGAAGGCCCTTGATGAGGCCGGCGTCGGCGACACCATCAAGGCCACCGTGCCCCTGAACGCCGACGTGTACCAGTCCCCCAAGGACACCCCGGTGCCGTCGGCCGGGCGGTTCCGGCCGGAGATCTCCGGCCTCATGACAGAGATCGTGCAGTTCCTCAACCAGAGCGGCGCCCCCTTCACCGTCAACATCTACCCGTACCTCAGCCTCTACGGCAACGACGACTTCCCGCTCGACTTCGCCTTCTTCGACGGCGCCAGCAGCCCTGTGGTCGACGGCAACATCCAGTACACCAACGTGTTCGACGCCAACTTCGACACGCTCGTGTCGGCGCTCACGGCGGCCGGCGTAGGCGGCCTGCCGGTGATCGTCGGCGAGGTTGGCTGGCCGACCGACGGTGAAAAGCACGCCACGGCCGCCTACGCGCAGCGCTTCTACACGGGCCTGTTTCGGAAGCTGGCGAGCAACGCCGGCACGCCGCTGCGGCCCAACCAGTACATCGAGATCTACCTCTTCAGCCTCATCGACGAGGACGTCAAGAGCATTGATCCGGGCTACTTCGAGCGGCACTGGGGCGTGATGCGCTACGACGGCCAGCCCAAGTACGCCATGGACCCGACCGGGCAAGGCCGGAACACGGCGCTGGTGGGGGCCCGGGGCGTGGAGTACCTCCCGCGGGTGTGGTGCGTGCTCAACGCCAACGCGGGGAACATGAGCAGGCTCGCGGACAACGTGGGCTACGCGTGCTCCAACGCCGACTGCACCTCGCTCAGCCTCGGGTCGACGTGCAACGGCATGGACCCCGCGGGGAACGCCTCCTACGCCTTCAACGCCTACTTCCAGGTGCAGGACCAGGACGAGCAGGCGTGCGGCTTTGACGGGCTCGCCGTGCGCACGCGACAggacccctccacgggcacctgcAACTTCACCATACAGCTCGAGACCACctccgcggcggcggggcggccgaCGGTACTCTTCACGACGGCCCTGCTGGTCTTGGTTCTTGCGGCCATGGTGACCATGCTCTGAGCCCGAATCTGATTGCTATATATGCGGTGCTAGTTAGTAGTGACTCGAGCAGTTAGCTACAGGAAGGAGCTAGCTAGATATTACACACTTGTTAGTTGTAGATATTCTTTTGGTTTGTATACGTGTTACGCTACTGTAGTATATATGATCACATGACCCCATGGACCTCGGATTCCAAGGGTTTATTAGATGTATAGCTAGCAAGAAAGATTGAGCTCACTCATGTGCACGTCGTTGTCTCCCTTGTGTCGTATATCTTTGAGGGCGAGTCTATCACCATGCTCGTGGCTATCATAACCGAGCTTTGGGAGCTATGTTTGTGCCCTGCTTCGCCTCTGTTGGTGGAGCATATGAAGGTGAACTCGCTGGTGACCTCATGGTTTGGCTCGTCTCCATGGATTTGATAGTGACTGCTGCTTTCAGCCGAAGCGTTTTGCGGTGTACAAGCATGGACTATGTGGTCGTTGCGCGCCGGTTATGTTTGTCAAGTGTATCGTGTGGTCAtgggtttcatgtgtttctgagtAGTCCTCATATGGTTTATCGTTGTTTCTGTTTATAAAAAACAGTCTTACCAAATTGTAGTTTGTATATGGTTTATGTTCCGTCAATACTATATTTGTGAGATCTTATATTAAGATTCGTGTAAAAAAATCtattttctttcatacatgttTTAACACTCGACCGAGACTTGGTTAAGCCTAATTCCACTGAGAACTAGCCACATCCTATGCAAAAATCGTTGTGGGATGTTTGTTGGCACTATGTCTCGAAGAGGCCACGTTTGACGCACGGCGTAGCTGGTCTCTTCCAACTTCCAAGAACAACGAACGATACACTTTCATGTTGCTTTCCTTGCTGTCGCCTCCCCCGGAACGAACGTTTCCAGAGCCCGCTCATGCTGATCTAGGAGTAGAGCAGCTATCCAACGTGTAAACATGGCGTTGCTCGTCTCCGACAGCTAGCCGCGAGTGAGGGAtccaaatgcaacaaacaaaaatggGATGCGCCACTGATTTGTTGGTGACTTGCTGGTACCAAATGCAACTAGTCATCCATCGGAtgggagtgagtgagtgagtggtCACTGTTCAAGCTAGCTGTCGAATATTTTTACTATTTGAATTTCATAGGATTGGAGTTGATGTACGTATGTTTCGTGCATTAGCGATtctacttttcttttctttttttctacgAGAGATGCATGATTCACATGAAAGGTtttattagagcaactccaatgcacGGACACATTTTGTCTCCTTCAACTATCGAATATTTTTATAAAAAAGTTCATGAGTATTTCcataaattcatgaacttttttatgGAATTTACAAATATTTTCTTTATGCATGATTCATTTTGAAAATCTAAAAAAAATGGATAGATGGTTTTCATTTTGCAGCCAACAAAAGCCATTCTTTCCAAGCGGTTTTCTTCATGAGTGACACAATGCTAGATTTTCCTTAGGGAGGGAGCCACACATGTGGAGTGTTTTTTCAGCAGACCGATGTGTGCGTTATGATGGCAATTTATCGCTTATTCCCGGTGCAGGTCGGGGGATAGAGTACAGGGCAGGGCCATTAGTATGCTTCTCTTGTTTATGTCTTCTCTTtcaatttgtttttctttttcgctttagttttcctttccattttttattttttattttttaaaataacCAAACATTTCTAAATTTCATAAGAAAAATCAAATTCCAAAACTTTtctgaattcatgaacttttatgATATCGAAAacaattttaaaattcatgaacatttttttaatttgtaaaCCTTTTTATAATTCAAGATGgttatttgaaattcatgaatattctTTTCAGACTGTAAACATTTTGCAAAAGCTATAAATATTTTTTTCGAACTAACCCATTTTTCTTGAAATTCATAACATTTTTTCTATTCGTGAAGATTTTTAGAACGTGCAAGCAATATTTTGAAATTAGTTAATATTTTCAAACTCACGAACATATATTTAAATTTTAGTGAACATCCTTCAACTATCGAATGtttttctaaattcatgaacaAGTCATGAAATTTTTTTGAACCCACAAAAGATGTGGCACGTCCCGTTGTTTGGTGTGTTTGTGGAAGCGGGAAAAAGAAGTTGCGCGCCCACAAACGAGAGCTGCCATAGTTCGTTCCTTGGTAGTAGGTTGGAACAGAAGAAGGAAGGAAAAAAACGGGTGATGTTTAATTCTAGATTTGGCCCGGCCCCGTGAAAATCAATCAAGCAGAATCATCATCAGAAcgaaaaggggaaaaagaaaaaaaaaggtttGATGGATCGACCGGAGATATGATCCCTGCATGCATAATCTTCGGGTCATTGCACGATCTGCGTGATGCATGAGCTAAACATAGATATCATTTTAAATACTTCCTGGAAAGGCACAAAATGTGCTGGCTGCGGAATACTCGATTGGACGCGAATCATCTACTTGCCGTAGTTTCCGTTCAAATTTAAAACAAAACCATGAAAGTAGGAGGATTTTGGAAGGAGGAAGTACCTAACTTAATTTCGAGCATGCACTTGCAGCTTGAGCAAATGCTTAATTAGCGCTAGTCACCAGATCGAACGCTTGGCAGACAAGCCTAAAAAAAACTATAATTTTCGTGCGTTGAGGTGTCAGGCAAGTGTTCTATTTTTCTTCATCATGGTCTGCCAAGGAAAGGAATATCCCACTGGAACAAAATTGAGCCTCTTTTGGAACTCTTCCATCCCCACACTCAAGTGCACTCGTACTCTCCCTCAGGTAGCACTACTTATATATTCATATTTATACACTGCGTTCCGTTTCAAAAAATATTTATACACTGCGTTCGTTCTCTCAATTCTCTCCATCCTGCAGCTAGCTACAGATCAATCCAACAAGTAAGACGCCGAGCTAGTGGTCGGGAGTCAGTATAGACAGAGAGAGATCAAGAGCAAGCAGCTTAGCCAACAATGGGCTCAAACTTGGGCGTGGCGTGCCACCGTGCCTTCCTTCTGCTAGTTAAAATTATTTTGAGCGTGACCTGCACAAGATTAATGGCACAATTACGTAGTTGGCAAACATAACCACGAAAAAGAGCACTGAATCAAACATAACTTTCATGGGTATGTTCCTAGCGGTGAAGCTAGTCTGTCCAAATCTAAACCTTAGACTTCTTTTTTAACTGGGTAAATCTTAGACCTGGCACAGGCCCTCACATATTTCCTGTCTTTATTTTGGGCTttctgtcgggggggggggggggggtattccgTGGTGGTATGACTTGTGATGCGAAGTGACTGCACGTGTGGGTGTGGTGGCCAGGGATTCTTCTGAGAATGTCACTATATCTTGGGGTTTCATTGGGTGCTGTAAAAGCGTGGAGTAAGCAGAGCTATGGGCATGCATTGCCGGTCTTTATATAGGTATTACTCTCCACAGTCCTATAAGTTTAGAGACTGACTGTGCGTTTGCTGTTGCGTCCCTTGCAAATGATCTTTTTGATAGGTCAACTTTGCTCGATTTGAAGAAAGAAACAATGAGTATCTCTAAGCTGATTAATAGTAGTTTACAAATTAATAAGACTAGCCGCACGGCCAATGGGGTAGCACATTTAATTGCAAAGTCTTGCTTTGCTTGACAATAGATCGGATGGTCTTCTTGTTAATGATGTACCGACCTGTATGATGAATTCTGTAATGAATAGATTGTGACGTCTCTTTTGATTAATTAATTTAAGAGGTGGTCTTCAAAAAAAAAAATATTCGGTGATATAATGACATTAGCCGATAATTTTGATATACGTGTGCCAACAAAAACTACAAGACTGATCGATTATAACTATACTCTGCAGTCTGCAGATCCCGGACGCATAAGCAAGGGCAAAGCATTTTCGCACGTGGCTCATCTCATGAGTCGACCGGAGATACGATCAGGCAGGAAATAGGAAggatctagctagctagctagacagCAGTTTAGTTGGTTGGTGTCGTTGGATATGTGCTGTTGCTGCTCTACTCAGGCATCTACGATCGTGTATCTCTCTTTGGCAAGTAAGGATCACTGTGAAGCAAAGCCAAGGAAAATTTAATAGGGAGTGACGATGTACACCGCAGCGTGCGGTTTTTATTTGCACGATCGCTAGCTATCCGCGTGCATAATCATCGGGTAGCTAATCAGGCATGCATGCTATCGTTTGTAGGTGTCTCTGTAactgtggccgtatgcatcactcagatgcagaggccggggtcatcctccttttctaaaaaaagtgtCTCTATAACTACGTCGAACTTCTTATTCGATTTTTATTCAAGAACAACGAATTCATTAAAAAGGCCGTCAATCACGACCaaaaattaaaattattttgagCGCGACAGACACAAGATTAACATTTACTACTTCATCCGTcttatatgtaagacattttttaacaCTACCGCACAATTGAGACGAGATAGTTCGCAAACATAACCGTGAAAAAGCGCACCAGATCAAACATAAATTTGATTGGTATATGTTCCTTGCGGTGAAGCTAGTCCGTTCAAATCTAAATCTTAAACATGGCATAGGCGTTCGCATATTTTCTGTATTTGTTGGGCTTGCTGTAGTTTTTTTTTTTCATGGTGGTATGACGTGCGAAGTGACTGGGCGGCTTCATCAATTTCCATATTGTGACGGCTTATAGTCTCATCAATCAAATTAAGAATTGAGCTATAACTTGTTAATTTTTTCTGCCAATATATGCACCGGGGCAAGCTGGCGCGCAATGAGCATCGATCTCTGACCTGTTTAAGTGTTCAACACGGTTTTTCTGGGGCGGCAAGCATTCATGCATGTCACGAATTTGCGTGACGCAAAAGCTAATTAACATTATTTCAAATACTTTCAGAAAAGTCAAAATGTGCATCTATGTACTTAAGGACGTGTTTGGTTGCTCGCATTAAGAAGGCCACCAGTCACAACTGAGACGAGGTAATTGGCAAACATGACGGTGAAAGGTGCATCGTATCAAACATAACTTTGATGGGTATGTTCCCTGCGGTCAAGCTAGTCCGTCCAAATCTAAATCTTAGACTTGGCATATTTTCTATATTTATTTTAGGCTTTCTGTCAGGTTTTCCCCCGTGGTGATATGACATGCGAAGTGACTAGACGACTTCATCAATTTCTATATTGTGATGGCTTAGAGCATCTTTAATAGAAGATGTAGATGCAAAAATAACTAAATCATACATCTCTAAGGCCTTAAAACGATGATCCAATAGATAATGTAGATACAAAAAAAAATTACAGCACCTCCTTCaagtgatgtaaaatacaacacttgGAGATGTAAATTCCAAGTGATTTAAAAGTCGACTCGCGTGCCAATCGCCCAACCAGTCTTCATTTCGTTTTCACCCAAAACCcgcccgcctccgcctccggcgATTTTTGCCCGCAAAAGCCGCCCGCAAGTCCATCTCCGACCCTGCCGCCAATCCCCGCTGCCGATTTGATTTCGCCCCGCCGACGACCGCACGGCCGATTCAGAGATTCGCCCGAGCTCCGGCTACCATACTGGCCGCACCCACTATCAACCGCTTTCTGGTAGCCGCTGCCCGCCGCCGGAGCTAAAAGGGTGGCCGCACGATGCTCGGTCGCCCGCGGAGCGGACGTCGGTATCTTGGTTTTTGCCATCGCCAGCGCGTTGCCACGAGCGGTATTCTCCGGCAGCAACGCGACCGTCCATGGGTCGTCTACAGCCGCCGCCCACCCCATACGGGCTTTGT from Triticum aestivum cultivar Chinese Spring chromosome 4A, IWGSC CS RefSeq v2.1, whole genome shotgun sequence harbors:
- the LOC123087353 gene encoding glucan endo-1,3-beta-glucosidase 8, giving the protein MAGVAVARPLLLLLLAVVGLPAAVGLGVNWGTMASHQLPPSTVVQMLQDNGIKKVKLFDADAEPLGALARSGIEVMVAIPNKMLDMMTDYDTAREWVHKNVSAYNFGGGVNIRYVAVGNEPFLSSLNGTFLNVTLPALQNIQKALDEAGVGDTIKATVPLNADVYQSPKDTPVPSAGRFRPEISGLMTEIVQFLNQSGAPFTVNIYPYLSLYGNDDFPLDFAFFDGASSPVVDGNIQYTNVFDANFDTLVSALTAAGVGGLPVIVGEVGWPTDGEKHATAAYAQRFYTGLFRKLASNAGTPLRPNQYIEIYLFSLIDEDVKSIDPGYFERHWGVMRYDGQPKYAMDPTGQGRNTALVGARGVEYLPRVWCVLNANAGNMSRLADNVGYACSNADCTSLSLGSTCNGMDPAGNASYAFNAYFQVQDQDEQACGFDGLAVRTRQDPSTGTCNFTIQLETTSAAAGRPTVLFTTALLVLVLAAMVTML